In Vibrio echinoideorum, the sequence AATCGGTCGTCAAGAAGGTGCGAAAGTGCTAACAGGTGGTGAAATCGCTCAGCAACCAGATGATCTCGGCAACGGTTACTACATTCAGCCAACCATGCTGGAAGGGCACAACAAGATGCGTGTATTCCAAGAAGAGATCTTCGGCCCTGTTATCGCGGTAACTACCTTTAAAGATGAAGCAGAAGCGTTAGAGATCGCCAATGATACCGAGTATGGCTTGGGTGCAGGCGTGTGGACGCGTGATGCAAACCTAGCGTATCGCATGGGGCGCAACATTGAAGCGGGGCGTATTTGGGTGAACTGTTACCATGCTTATCCAGCACATGCCGCGTTTGGTGGTTATAAGAAATCAGGCATCGGCCGTGAGACACACAAGATGATGCTCGACCACTACCAAAACACTAAGAACCTGTTGATCAGCTACGATACTAATCCGTTGGGCTTCTTCTAATACAGGTTCGCTCTAAAAATATGAGAATGAATCATGGGTACAAAGAATAACTAACAACGCAGTTGGCTTAATTAAGAAAAACAAAAGCTAGAAACCAAAACGCCCAACTCATTTGAGTTGGGTGTTTTTATGTTTGAATAGCTCTAGCTTTTCGAAAAGAAGATTTCGGGCTTGTGGACAGGGCCATAGTTACCTTCTAGCTGAGTGAGTTCCAAACCTTGCTTTTCTATCAGAGAACCAACCAATTGGCGGTTAAACGGGTAACTGTCGGGGTTGTTAATATACTCTTCAACATCAATCCATTTAGCTTCTGCAATTTCATCAGTGTCTTGAATCGCGATCTCTTGAGTTTGAGCTATCAGGTGACAAATAAAGTAGAGGTTTGATTTACCGAATTGATAGGGGTGTCTTGTCGCCATGCCAACCACAGAAACGAACGTTGCTTCGATACCTGTCTCTTCCAAGGTTTCTCGAACTACCGATTCTTCAATGCCTTCACCCAACTCAATATGGCCGCCAGGTAACTTGTAGCCTGTCATGCCGTGCTCTTTGATCATCAGCACTTGGTTGTGTTCGTTAGTGATCAACGCGCCAGCACCCAAGGTGTGGGTAGGGATGAAAGGCACAAACTCTACAATCTCGGATTTGTGGATCAGCGTAATTTCGTCTTCTAGACAGTTGTGAAACACAAAGCCAAGCTCAGTCGCCACCGGAATAAGGTGCGAGAGTGAAATAGGTAAACTAATCCAAATGATGCCTTTGTTATTCTGCTTTGAAAATTCGGTGATCTCGCTGAGTTCGGCATTGAATGAGTCAGCATCGTGAGGGGCTGTTGCTGGGTCAATGATGATGCCGTTAAATTTGTCGAGCGTAAATTCCACGGGTGATCCTTTATTATTTTTGATTTATTGGGAGTCGAGCATAGGTGGAGCTTATCTTATCTCAAGAGCTTATAAAACCTGCTCTGTTGTAGCATTTTTAAGAGCACGGCAGTGGTGGGTAAAAGTGAGGGAGAGTGTAAAGCGGCGGCTAGAAACAAAAACTGCGCTTGGAAGCCAAAGCGCAGTCTGAAGGTAAATCTTATTTAAGGTCTATTCTAACGAATATAGTTTGCATCAACACTTACGTACCAGTGCTGAAGCTTGCCGTCAGATTTTTTGATCCACAAATCGTTGGTGTAGCTCTCAATCTTGCCGTTAACCGTTAAATTGAACGTGTTCTCGTCGAATTCGCCAAGTTTCACGAACTGGTCTGTGGTAATCAGAAACGGGTCCATGTCGTCCACGCCAACCACATCAGAAATCACATAGTAGTGGTAAGTCAGC encodes:
- a CDS encoding NUDIX domain-containing protein, which encodes MEFTLDKFNGIIIDPATAPHDADSFNAELSEITEFSKQNNKGIIWISLPISLSHLIPVATELGFVFHNCLEDEITLIHKSEIVEFVPFIPTHTLGAGALITNEHNQVLMIKEHGMTGYKLPGGHIELGEGIEESVVRETLEETGIEATFVSVVGMATRHPYQFGKSNLYFICHLIAQTQEIAIQDTDEIAEAKWIDVEEYINNPDSYPFNRQLVGSLIEKQGLELTQLEGNYGPVHKPEIFFSKS